In Synechococcus sp. CC9616, the following are encoded in one genomic region:
- a CDS encoding RNA-binding protein — MTIYIGNLSFQAEQEHLFDLFSEYGEVKNCSLPLDRETGRKRGFAFVEMVNDEEEQKAIDDLQDVEWMGRMIRVSKATPRERSGGPRGGGGGGGYRN; from the coding sequence ATGACCATCTACATCGGCAATCTCTCGTTCCAGGCGGAACAGGAGCACCTGTTCGATCTGTTCAGCGAGTACGGCGAGGTCAAGAACTGCAGCCTGCCTCTCGACCGAGAAACCGGCCGCAAGCGCGGCTTTGCCTTTGTGGAGATGGTGAACGACGAGGAGGAACAAAAGGCGATCGACGATCTCCAGGATGTGGAGTGGATGGGTCGGATGATTCGCGTCAGCAAGGCAACCCCCCGCGAACGGTCCGGTGGACCGCGCGGTGGTGGCGGTGGCGGCGGCTATCGCAACTGA
- a CDS encoding UvrD-helicase domain-containing protein, with protein sequence MAQRFDANTYPLDEGVRLLEASAGTGKTFALAHLSLRLITEAAMPLDSLLVVTFTDAAAAELQSRIGRRLQEALLGLEALERDEPLPDADQVLTDWWQQTPDASARRDWISRLLLALEQLDAADITTIHGFCRRSLRRQAISSGAAMQLQLETDSTALVKEVVQEIWQQQLLLLPLGQLQGLDQAGLSFEAVCVALARLDGDPQARLLVDSDDLNPDLPLVDQLTHSIQTSWQCFQQLWSRDGEALEQTFRAAAAQWKALKFKTTPYSASPKSDRVGQVDRWIAEQQASPDNTSPDLASIRSLKNPLYDYFHPGIWCRTARQCGEQEPSLAAAALQQAIADLWDGPIERVWRYALRRGMQVLAERRRRSGVISFAGLLAVMDPGDGPAAWLEPLRQRYRAVMVDEFQDTDPTQWRLLQRAFADRGRLLLLVGDPKQAIYRFRGGDLDTYRQARAQVDRIDDLLDNFRTTEPLMAGLNALMQPGLPSSGLKVPAVRPCSSRTPATLPDGDWPLKLLVDQQESPTSQTAPSRTAVEETLPPRLAELVIQLLSDQPDLTPSQLCILVTRHDQASDLRHALAERGVPTRLVAQGDVFESEAAGVLQRLMDALAAPGDDRCLRLLAASPLLGWRPEQLRQSSDDAQLDQLAQRLRLWADQLSRLGLMGCLAELLEVERMADLSQRGRLLADLQQAARLVQEEMHRQGLDIASAATWFRRQRLHPPVPVPEAREPHSDLAESAVAVVTVHRSKGLEFPVVICPYLWRGAKEARYVSGPLWKDRADGGWRIALSRDWGAGFAVWQHSHAEEVAEAERLAYVAMTRARSQLLLVWARCSGQQTVLQDWLFEGYPEQGVMRQLPLTVQPLPDEPGFKRWRPPSPQEKLGLGAAPAWIDRRWGRSSYSAWIASPAADAVIEQGRDQDPAPEDAIESGLDRWPERGPLADFPRGAAAGDCLHRILEQLPFQPSPPAAELIEAELIEAELQRAGLDPGWSTAVQQGLDQVLSTPLGGPLGDLSLQALSPDRRLHELSFDLPVHQARTLDLVEAFRRDPEARFGSDYIPQLQTLQVNSRGFLTGSIDLVFSDAADPQQARWWVADWKSNWIGERALDGEVCRCGPRHYHDAAMQAQMLDHHYPLQAHLYLVALHRHLRWRLPGYAPERHLGGYVYVFLRGMPGAEGFEQGAPGPGRIVEPAPLQRVLALDRMLQEVEA encoded by the coding sequence ATGGCCCAGCGCTTCGATGCCAACACCTATCCGCTGGACGAAGGCGTCCGCCTGCTGGAGGCCAGTGCCGGCACCGGCAAGACCTTCGCTCTTGCCCATCTCAGCCTGCGGCTGATCACAGAAGCGGCGATGCCGCTGGACAGCCTGCTGGTGGTGACCTTCACCGATGCGGCAGCGGCGGAGTTGCAATCCAGGATCGGTAGGCGCTTGCAGGAGGCCTTGTTGGGGCTCGAAGCGCTCGAGAGGGATGAACCCTTGCCCGACGCCGATCAGGTGCTGACGGATTGGTGGCAACAAACCCCGGATGCCAGTGCACGCCGCGACTGGATCAGTCGTTTGCTGCTTGCTCTCGAGCAGCTGGATGCGGCGGATATCACCACGATCCATGGCTTCTGTCGACGCAGCCTGCGGCGCCAGGCGATCAGCAGTGGCGCGGCGATGCAATTGCAACTGGAAACCGATTCCACCGCGTTGGTGAAGGAGGTGGTGCAGGAGATCTGGCAACAGCAATTGCTGTTGCTCCCCCTGGGCCAGCTGCAGGGGTTGGATCAGGCAGGGTTGTCATTTGAAGCCGTTTGCGTTGCTTTGGCCCGGCTCGATGGTGATCCCCAGGCCCGTCTGCTCGTCGACTCCGACGACCTGAATCCCGACCTGCCGCTCGTGGATCAGCTGACGCACTCGATCCAAACCAGCTGGCAGTGCTTTCAACAGTTGTGGAGCCGCGATGGCGAAGCCCTTGAACAGACTTTTCGTGCGGCGGCGGCCCAGTGGAAGGCCCTTAAGTTCAAAACCACGCCTTACAGCGCCTCCCCCAAAAGTGATCGCGTCGGCCAGGTGGATCGTTGGATCGCCGAGCAACAAGCCAGTCCAGACAACACCAGTCCCGATCTGGCCTCGATCCGCAGCCTGAAGAACCCCCTCTACGACTACTTTCATCCCGGCATCTGGTGCCGAACGGCGCGTCAATGCGGTGAACAGGAGCCATCGTTGGCCGCCGCTGCGTTGCAACAGGCGATCGCTGATCTCTGGGATGGACCGATCGAGCGGGTGTGGCGCTACGCCCTGCGTCGGGGTATGCAGGTTCTGGCGGAACGGCGGCGCCGCAGCGGGGTGATCAGCTTCGCTGGCCTGCTGGCGGTGATGGATCCAGGGGACGGGCCGGCTGCCTGGCTGGAGCCGCTGCGCCAGCGCTACCGAGCCGTGATGGTGGATGAATTTCAGGACACCGACCCCACCCAGTGGCGTCTGCTGCAGCGGGCCTTCGCGGATCGTGGCCGCCTGCTGCTGTTGGTGGGTGATCCCAAGCAAGCGATCTACCGCTTCCGCGGCGGCGATCTGGATACTTACCGCCAAGCCAGAGCTCAGGTGGATCGGATCGACGATCTGCTCGACAACTTCCGCACCACGGAGCCGTTGATGGCGGGGCTCAATGCCTTGATGCAGCCGGGACTGCCGAGCTCGGGGTTGAAGGTGCCGGCGGTGCGCCCCTGCAGCAGCCGGACACCGGCAACGCTGCCCGACGGCGACTGGCCTCTGAAGCTGCTGGTTGATCAGCAGGAATCGCCTACTAGCCAAACAGCCCCCAGCCGCACCGCCGTTGAGGAGACGTTGCCTCCCCGGCTGGCGGAGCTGGTGATTCAGCTGTTGAGCGATCAGCCGGACCTGACCCCCTCCCAGCTCTGCATCTTGGTGACGCGCCACGACCAGGCGTCGGATCTTCGCCATGCCCTGGCCGAGCGAGGCGTTCCGACCCGGCTAGTGGCGCAGGGTGATGTGTTCGAGAGCGAAGCGGCGGGGGTGCTGCAGCGGCTGATGGATGCGCTGGCGGCACCGGGGGACGACCGTTGTCTGAGGTTGTTAGCGGCCTCGCCACTGCTCGGTTGGCGCCCGGAACAGCTGCGGCAGTCCAGCGACGACGCCCAGCTCGATCAGCTGGCCCAGCGCCTGCGTCTCTGGGCTGATCAGCTGTCCCGCTTAGGGCTGATGGGGTGTCTGGCGGAGTTGCTCGAGGTTGAGCGGATGGCTGATCTCTCGCAACGGGGACGGCTTCTGGCGGACCTCCAGCAGGCGGCACGGCTGGTGCAGGAAGAGATGCACCGGCAGGGGTTGGACATCGCCAGTGCGGCGACATGGTTCCGTCGGCAGCGGCTGCATCCTCCGGTACCCGTCCCGGAAGCCCGCGAGCCCCATAGCGACTTGGCTGAAAGCGCCGTCGCTGTGGTGACGGTCCATCGCAGCAAAGGCCTGGAATTCCCCGTTGTGATCTGCCCTTACCTCTGGAGGGGTGCCAAAGAGGCGCGTTACGTCTCAGGTCCTCTCTGGAAGGACCGTGCCGATGGCGGCTGGCGGATCGCCTTGAGCCGCGATTGGGGCGCCGGCTTTGCCGTATGGCAGCACAGCCATGCCGAGGAGGTGGCGGAGGCCGAACGGCTGGCCTACGTCGCTATGACGCGGGCTCGGTCGCAGTTGTTGCTGGTGTGGGCGCGCTGCAGTGGCCAGCAGACGGTGTTGCAGGACTGGTTGTTTGAGGGGTATCCCGAGCAAGGGGTGATGCGGCAGCTGCCGCTCACGGTGCAACCACTGCCGGACGAGCCTGGCTTCAAGCGTTGGCGTCCACCGTCGCCGCAGGAGAAACTCGGCCTTGGAGCCGCACCGGCCTGGATCGATCGCCGCTGGGGACGGTCGAGTTATTCCGCTTGGATTGCCTCGCCAGCTGCGGATGCCGTGATCGAGCAGGGTCGGGATCAGGATCCGGCGCCGGAGGACGCGATCGAATCGGGTCTTGATCGCTGGCCTGAGCGGGGCCCGTTGGCGGACTTCCCACGCGGTGCCGCTGCCGGTGATTGTCTGCATCGGATCCTGGAACAACTGCCGTTTCAACCGTCGCCGCCTGCAGCGGAGTTGATCGAGGCAGAGCTGATCGAGGCTGAACTGCAACGGGCCGGCCTTGATCCGGGCTGGAGCACGGCGGTGCAGCAAGGACTCGATCAGGTGCTCAGCACCCCCCTGGGCGGACCTTTGGGCGACCTCAGCCTGCAGGCCCTCTCCCCCGATCGGCGCCTGCATGAGCTCAGTTTTGATCTTCCGGTTCATCAGGCCCGCACGCTGGATCTGGTGGAGGCCTTCCGTCGTGATCCTGAGGCCCGCTTCGGCAGCGATTACATCCCTCAGCTGCAGACCCTGCAGGTGAACAGTCGCGGCTTCCTCACGGGCTCGATCGACCTGGTGTTCAGCGATGCCGCCGATCCGCAGCAGGCACGCTGGTGGGTGGCCGACTGGAAGAGCAATTGGATCGGCGAGAGAGCACTGGATGGCGAGGTTTGCCGATGCGGTCCCCGCCACTACCACGACGCTGCGATGCAGGCGCAGATGCTTGATCATCACTACCCGCTGCAGGCGCATCTCTACCTGGTGGCCTTGCATCGCCACCTGCGTTGGCGGCTGCCTGGCTATGCACCGGAGCGTCATCTCGGCGGCTACGTCTATGTGTTCCTGCGAGGGATGCCTGGTGCCGAAGGGTTCGAGCAGGGAGCACCGGGTCCGGGCCGCATTGTTGAACCGGCCCCCCTGCAACGGGTGCTCGCACTCGATCGCATGCTTCAGGAGGTTGAGGCATGA
- a CDS encoding phycobilisome rod-core linker polypeptide: MTVQASPKRAFGGETKTAVVSFSALGERTASAALTNRDFQRQISQSIHHPVGPRDHATWPHVVTFERLAPIDSEALDLAIHTAYRHVFGNCYVMAQDRAVELEAQLKDGRLCMRDFVRGLAQTEFYRARFFASVSPHRGIELSFKHLLGRSPLSQQEVAACLALQAQAGYDALVDHLVDSPEYCEVFGDHTVPYTRGFSSAAGMPMMNFVRTAALESSFVSSDRVVGASSVLLDNLAAGQPMVIRRPASSRFRAMASSWAAGKPPANAEKLWRGLALVGAVHLAGMLVNVSAQILGIHALDRLPAMFLGL, encoded by the coding sequence ATGACTGTTCAGGCATCACCCAAGCGGGCCTTTGGTGGCGAAACCAAAACAGCTGTTGTCAGCTTTTCAGCGCTTGGCGAACGCACGGCATCGGCGGCGCTGACAAACCGCGATTTCCAGCGCCAGATCTCGCAGTCGATCCACCATCCCGTCGGCCCGCGCGATCACGCCACATGGCCCCATGTCGTCACGTTCGAGCGGTTGGCTCCGATTGATTCCGAGGCGCTTGATCTGGCGATTCATACCGCCTACCGCCATGTGTTCGGCAACTGCTACGTGATGGCTCAGGACCGTGCCGTGGAGCTCGAGGCCCAGCTCAAGGATGGTCGCCTTTGCATGCGCGACTTTGTTCGTGGTTTGGCTCAAACCGAGTTTTACCGCGCCCGTTTCTTCGCATCGGTGTCGCCCCATCGCGGCATCGAATTGAGCTTCAAGCATCTGCTCGGTCGTTCCCCCTTGAGCCAGCAGGAGGTGGCTGCTTGCTTGGCGCTGCAGGCGCAGGCGGGTTACGACGCCCTTGTGGATCACCTGGTGGATTCCCCGGAGTACTGCGAGGTGTTTGGCGATCACACCGTTCCCTACACGCGGGGATTCAGCTCCGCTGCGGGAATGCCGATGATGAATTTCGTGCGGACCGCTGCCCTGGAGAGCAGCTTCGTGAGCAGCGACCGCGTCGTTGGAGCGTCCAGCGTGTTGCTGGACAACCTTGCGGCGGGCCAGCCGATGGTGATTCGCAGGCCCGCCTCCAGCCGCTTCAGGGCGATGGCCTCGAGCTGGGCGGCTGGCAAGCCCCCCGCCAATGCCGAGAAGCTCTGGCGCGGTCTGGCCCTCGTGGGGGCGGTTCATCTCGCCGGAATGTTAGTGAATGTGTCGGCCCAGATCCTGGGCATCCATGCCCTCGATCGCCTGCCCGCGATGTTCCTGGGTCTCTGA
- a CDS encoding ABC transporter ATP-binding protein, with protein MTSSFSNPSERPPLRRLLVHLAPQRRLVAAAVGCSLLNKLFDLAPPLLIGLAVDVVVRKRDSLLAAFGISSPFHQLWLLALLTFLIWAAESLFEYLYDVLWRNLAQTTQHRLRLEAYDHLQQLELAFFEQDSSGRLMAVLNDDINQLERFLDRGANQILQLITTVLVVGIGMAVVAPEVALFAYLPIPVILWGSLRFQNRLAPRYREVRARAGDLASRLANNLGGMLTIKSFTAEALELDRLTGESQAYLESNARAIQLSAAFIPLIRFAILFAFMAILLIGGFRTLSGQLEVSTYSVLVFITQRLLWPLTALGRTLDEYQRSMASTRRVLDLIDTPIGIKGGPQSLDQRMVRGELRFEAVDFAYDGRPPLLQGFDLVIPAGSTIGIVGSTGSGKSTVVKLLLRLYERDGGRILLDDRPIEALQLQQLRRAIALVSQDVYLFHGTVAENIAYGSDSIDQRAIERAAQLAEAAGFIDELPDRYDTLVGERGQRLSGGQRQRIALARAILKDAPILVLDEATAAVDNDTEAAIQRSLERITRDRTTLVIAHRLSTVRHADRIVVMERGRIVEQGRHDELLAINGIYTNLWQVQAGMALLENR; from the coding sequence ATGACATCAAGCTTCAGCAACCCTTCAGAAAGGCCGCCCCTGCGGCGTCTGCTGGTGCATCTCGCTCCACAGCGTCGGCTGGTGGCCGCGGCCGTCGGCTGCTCGTTGCTGAACAAGCTTTTTGATCTCGCCCCGCCGCTGCTGATCGGCCTCGCTGTCGATGTGGTGGTGCGCAAACGGGATTCCCTGTTGGCGGCATTTGGGATCTCAAGCCCGTTCCATCAGCTCTGGTTGCTGGCTCTGCTCACCTTTCTGATCTGGGCAGCGGAATCGCTGTTCGAATATCTCTACGACGTGCTCTGGCGCAACCTGGCGCAGACCACCCAGCACCGCCTGCGCCTTGAGGCTTACGACCATCTGCAGCAGCTCGAGCTGGCGTTCTTTGAGCAGGACAGCAGCGGCCGCCTGATGGCGGTGCTGAATGACGACATCAATCAGCTTGAGCGTTTTCTCGATCGGGGCGCCAATCAGATCCTGCAGCTGATCACAACGGTTCTGGTGGTTGGCATCGGCATGGCTGTGGTGGCGCCTGAGGTGGCGTTGTTCGCGTATCTGCCGATCCCCGTCATCCTCTGGGGATCGCTGCGGTTTCAGAATCGCCTCGCCCCCCGCTACCGCGAGGTGCGTGCCCGGGCTGGCGATCTGGCGTCCCGGCTGGCCAACAACCTCGGCGGCATGCTCACGATCAAGAGCTTCACCGCCGAAGCCTTGGAACTGGACAGGCTCACGGGGGAAAGCCAGGCCTATCTGGAGAGCAATGCCCGGGCGATCCAGCTTTCGGCGGCATTCATCCCTCTGATTCGTTTCGCGATCCTGTTCGCTTTCATGGCGATCCTCCTGATCGGTGGTTTTCGAACCCTCTCCGGTCAGCTGGAGGTGAGTACTTACAGCGTGCTGGTGTTCATCACCCAGCGTCTGCTGTGGCCGCTCACGGCTCTCGGCCGAACACTGGATGAATATCAGCGTTCGATGGCGTCCACCCGGCGCGTGCTGGATCTGATCGATACACCGATCGGAATTAAGGGCGGCCCTCAATCCCTTGATCAGAGGATGGTTCGCGGTGAGCTGCGTTTTGAAGCGGTGGATTTCGCCTACGACGGTCGGCCACCCTTGCTGCAGGGCTTTGATCTGGTGATCCCGGCAGGCAGCACCATCGGCATCGTGGGGTCCACTGGATCCGGCAAAAGCACCGTGGTGAAGTTGCTGCTGCGCCTTTACGAGCGCGACGGCGGCAGGATTTTGCTGGATGACCGTCCAATCGAAGCGCTGCAGCTGCAGCAGCTGCGGCGGGCCATCGCTCTGGTGAGTCAGGACGTGTATCTCTTCCACGGCACGGTGGCTGAGAACATCGCCTACGGCAGCGATTCCATCGATCAACGTGCGATTGAACGAGCTGCCCAACTGGCGGAGGCGGCGGGGTTCATCGACGAGCTGCCCGACCGATACGACACCCTTGTGGGTGAGCGGGGCCAGCGACTCTCCGGCGGTCAGCGTCAGCGCATCGCCCTGGCCCGCGCCATCCTCAAAGATGCCCCGATCCTGGTGCTCGATGAGGCCACAGCAGCGGTGGATAACGACACGGAGGCGGCGATCCAGCGATCACTGGAGAGGATCACCCGCGATCGCACCACCCTGGTGATTGCCCATCGTTTGAGCACGGTGCGGCATGCCGATCGGATTGTGGTGATGGAGCGGGGCCGGATCGTGGAGCAGGGCCGCCACGACGAGCTGTTGGCCATCAACGGCATTTATACGAATCTCTGGCAGGTGCAGGCGGGCATGGCCCTGCTGGAAAATCGCTGA
- a CDS encoding ATP-dependent RecD-like DNA helicase, with amino-acid sequence MSNSWPAAFAGAVHAALLRRLPPDAEPAELEKLSHELIEALERGELDLPLTPERQTAARLSGWLDGEASPLLLQGQRIGWRRWLEAMQDVVEQLLTRTSPVLPPAAPVIASPSTLNAEQLAAVMALDQAPVVLLSGGPGTGKTSTVVELLQRATARHPKLRIGLAAPTGKAARRLGDAVRPHLQEVPCFTLHRWLEASVNGFRRHRKRPLELDLLVIDEMSMVDLALMTALLEALPASCRLVLVGDPAQLPPIGSGAVWHRLQDPAIRSEFGSAAIHLQRTYRNRGALAALATALRDGGLPVFREQLDRLPGEANVTVVQASLQRLPPLVRERWQTRHRGLAALAEGLVDLPEEELQQAAEPLLQELERELLLCPRRRGPWSLNDVHRSLLGAAGWRDPMVWSEGVPVISGGNQPELGLANGDLGVKLGSGEQGRVLFRVIGSDGQQQVRRLHPARLKALEPALALTIHRAQGSEADSVSVLWPQAEAQDSAYDSCLLYTAITRARGSLDLILSRPT; translated from the coding sequence ATGAGCAACAGCTGGCCTGCAGCTTTCGCAGGAGCCGTGCATGCCGCCCTGCTGCGGCGTTTACCGCCTGATGCTGAACCGGCGGAGCTGGAAAAGCTCAGCCATGAGCTGATCGAGGCCCTCGAGCGCGGCGAGCTGGATCTGCCGCTCACGCCGGAACGGCAGACAGCGGCCCGCCTCAGCGGTTGGCTCGATGGCGAAGCGTCCCCCTTGCTGCTGCAGGGGCAACGCATCGGTTGGCGGCGCTGGCTGGAAGCGATGCAGGACGTGGTGGAGCAGCTCCTGACCAGAACCTCACCGGTGTTGCCGCCTGCTGCGCCGGTGATCGCCTCTCCCTCGACGCTCAACGCCGAACAGCTGGCCGCTGTGATGGCATTGGATCAGGCGCCTGTGGTTCTGCTCAGCGGTGGACCGGGGACGGGCAAGACCAGCACGGTGGTTGAGCTGTTGCAGCGTGCTACGGCTCGTCATCCCAAGCTGCGCATCGGTTTGGCAGCGCCCACCGGCAAGGCGGCAAGGCGTCTGGGAGATGCGGTGCGGCCACACTTACAAGAAGTGCCCTGTTTCACTCTGCATCGCTGGTTGGAGGCCTCCGTGAATGGTTTCCGTCGCCATCGCAAGCGCCCGCTGGAGCTGGATCTGCTGGTGATCGATGAGATGTCGATGGTGGATCTGGCCTTGATGACGGCGTTGCTGGAGGCCCTGCCCGCCTCCTGCCGGCTGGTGCTGGTCGGTGATCCGGCTCAGTTGCCGCCGATCGGTAGTGGTGCCGTCTGGCATCGCCTGCAGGATCCGGCCATCCGCTCAGAGTTCGGATCGGCCGCCATTCATTTGCAGCGCACATATCGCAACCGCGGCGCCCTGGCGGCCCTGGCGACGGCGCTTCGAGACGGTGGTCTGCCGGTGTTTCGTGAGCAGCTGGATCGTTTGCCAGGCGAGGCCAACGTCACCGTGGTGCAGGCCAGCCTGCAGCGGTTGCCGCCACTGGTGCGTGAGCGCTGGCAGACCCGCCACCGGGGGCTGGCCGCATTGGCCGAGGGGCTGGTTGATCTGCCGGAGGAGGAGCTGCAGCAAGCCGCTGAACCTCTTTTGCAGGAGCTGGAGAGGGAGCTGTTGCTCTGTCCGCGCCGCAGAGGTCCCTGGAGCCTCAACGACGTGCATCGATCCTTGCTGGGAGCCGCCGGATGGAGAGATCCGATGGTCTGGAGCGAGGGCGTGCCGGTGATCAGCGGTGGTAATCAGCCTGAGCTGGGGCTGGCCAATGGTGATCTCGGAGTGAAGCTGGGATCTGGCGAGCAGGGGCGTGTGCTGTTCCGTGTGATCGGTTCAGATGGTCAGCAGCAGGTGCGGCGGCTGCATCCGGCCCGTTTGAAGGCGTTGGAACCGGCCCTGGCGCTCACGATCCACCGCGCTCAGGGCAGTGAGGCCGACTCCGTGAGTGTGTTGTGGCCCCAGGCGGAGGCACAGGACAGTGCCTACGACAGCTGTTTGCTCTACACCGCCATCACCCGGGCCCGTGGCAGCCTAGATCTGATCTTGTCCCGGCCGACCTGA
- a CDS encoding DEAD/DEAH box helicase, producing the protein MTAQNPHGQNSCAVDLSDTALPEETANDSLTKVDESTDSEPASTAEAVPSGFDGFGFSQALLDTLSAKGYSEPSPIQRATFPELMLGRDLVGQAQTGTGKTAAFALPLLERLEQGSKGPQALVLAPTRELAMQVADSFKAYAAGHPHLKVLAVYGGSDFRSQIQALRRGVDVVVGTPGRVMDHMRQGTLDTSGLRTLVLDEADEMLRMGFIDDVEWILEQLPEERQVVLFSATMPPEIRRLSKRYLKDPAEVTIRTKDQEGKRIRQRSITVPMSHKLESLRRVLDACGSEGVIIFARTKAITLTVAEALEVAGHQVAVLNGDVPQSQRERTVERLRNGTVDILVATDVAARGLDVDRIGMVINYDMPFDSEAYVHRIGRTGRAGRTGEAVLFVTPRERRFISNLERATGQPIEPMEIPGNSAINQGRLDRLRLRLSESARNGRPSEEETALLKELIQRLGTELEMTPDQLALAALGLAIGKAPLLCQGDEEWIQQAMSGGLRRRERGERGERGDRDRRRSDRPSRPPEDNMQRYRVEVGHRDRVKPGNLVGAIAGETGLQGRSIGRIQIFDNHSLVDLPKGMPEDVFNNLRRLRVMNRELQISQAN; encoded by the coding sequence ATGACTGCACAGAACCCTCACGGGCAGAACTCGTGCGCCGTTGATCTGTCCGATACGGCGCTGCCTGAGGAGACAGCGAACGATTCTCTTACCAAAGTGGATGAATCCACTGACAGCGAACCGGCATCAACTGCTGAAGCAGTTCCATCCGGATTTGACGGTTTTGGATTCAGTCAGGCCCTGCTCGACACCCTGTCTGCCAAGGGATATAGCGAACCGTCCCCGATCCAGAGGGCTACTTTCCCCGAGCTGATGCTGGGTCGCGATCTGGTCGGCCAGGCCCAGACCGGAACCGGCAAAACAGCGGCGTTTGCCCTGCCGCTGCTCGAGCGTCTTGAGCAGGGTTCAAAGGGCCCTCAGGCCCTGGTGTTGGCTCCAACCCGTGAGCTGGCGATGCAGGTGGCCGACTCCTTCAAGGCCTATGCCGCCGGCCATCCCCACCTCAAGGTTCTCGCTGTTTACGGCGGTTCCGATTTCCGCTCCCAGATCCAGGCCCTGCGCCGTGGTGTTGATGTGGTGGTGGGGACGCCCGGCCGGGTGATGGACCACATGCGTCAGGGAACGCTGGACACCAGCGGCCTTCGCACTCTCGTGCTCGATGAAGCCGACGAGATGCTGCGGATGGGATTCATCGATGACGTCGAGTGGATTCTTGAGCAGCTGCCCGAGGAGCGGCAGGTGGTGCTGTTCTCAGCGACGATGCCGCCCGAAATCCGGCGCCTCTCCAAGCGTTACCTCAAGGACCCTGCTGAGGTGACGATCCGCACCAAGGATCAGGAGGGCAAACGGATCAGGCAGCGCTCGATCACGGTGCCGATGAGCCACAAGCTGGAAAGTTTGCGCCGCGTGCTCGATGCCTGCGGCAGCGAAGGTGTGATCATCTTTGCCCGCACCAAGGCGATCACCCTCACGGTGGCCGAGGCTCTTGAGGTGGCCGGCCATCAGGTGGCGGTGCTCAATGGTGATGTACCCCAATCGCAGCGCGAGCGAACGGTGGAACGCCTGCGCAATGGAACGGTCGACATCCTTGTTGCCACGGACGTGGCTGCCCGTGGACTGGATGTGGATCGCATCGGAATGGTGATCAACTACGACATGCCGTTCGACAGCGAGGCCTACGTGCATCGCATCGGCCGGACAGGCCGTGCCGGCCGGACCGGTGAGGCGGTGCTGTTCGTCACACCGCGGGAACGACGCTTCATCAGCAATCTCGAGCGGGCCACCGGCCAGCCGATCGAGCCGATGGAGATCCCGGGGAACTCGGCGATCAACCAGGGCCGCCTGGATCGCTTGCGTTTGCGTCTCAGCGAATCGGCCCGCAATGGCCGCCCCAGTGAAGAGGAAACCGCACTGTTGAAGGAGCTGATCCAGCGCCTCGGCACCGAGCTGGAGATGACGCCCGATCAGCTGGCTCTGGCAGCCCTCGGGTTGGCCATCGGCAAGGCGCCGTTGCTCTGCCAAGGCGATGAGGAGTGGATTCAGCAGGCCATGTCCGGAGGTCTGCGCCGGCGGGAACGTGGGGAGCGCGGCGAGCGTGGGGATCGCGACCGGCGGCGTTCGGATCGGCCCAGTCGGCCGCCCGAGGACAACATGCAGCGCTACCGGGTTGAGGTCGGCCACCGTGATCGGGTAAAGCCCGGCAATCTGGTTGGAGCGATCGCTGGAGAAACCGGCCTGCAGGGTCGAAGTATCGGTCGCATCCAAATTTTCGACAATCACAGCCTTGTCGATTTACCGAAAGGAATGCCTGAGGATGTCTTCAACAACCTGCGGCGTCTGCGTGTGATGAACCGTGAGCTGCAGATTAGTCAGGCCAATTAA
- a CDS encoding phosphomannose isomerase type II C-terminal cupin domain, whose translation MRVERPWGWYEDLLEAPGYKVKRLMVRRGCQFSLQRHHHRSESWTVVSGDGGLFCDNRWHDANPGLMLSIPCGAVHRARGGQQDLLILEVQHGSLLSEDDIERLQDDYGRVIS comes from the coding sequence ATGCGGGTGGAGCGTCCCTGGGGTTGGTATGAAGACCTTCTGGAAGCTCCCGGCTACAAGGTGAAACGCCTGATGGTGCGCCGTGGCTGTCAGTTCTCCTTGCAGCGGCACCATCACCGCAGCGAAAGCTGGACTGTTGTCTCCGGTGATGGCGGCCTGTTCTGCGACAACCGTTGGCATGACGCCAATCCCGGTTTGATGCTCTCGATTCCGTGTGGTGCGGTGCATCGCGCCCGGGGTGGTCAGCAGGATCTGTTGATTCTTGAGGTCCAGCACGGCAGCTTGCTGAGTGAGGACGACATCGAGCGCCTGCAGGATGATTACGGGAGAGTGATAAGTTAG
- a CDS encoding protein-tyrosine-phosphatase, with the protein MTRVLFLCTGNYFRSRFSEALFQHLISEDQADGRLEVASAGLKVTADSGNVGPMAAEAITAVRERDIVIDLNQLAMPRQVEDADLSAADVVVAVDAAAHRPMVRERYPAWEDRIRFWAVKDLGEEEGGDPISQLDANVRELFEELNSAVPR; encoded by the coding sequence GTGACGCGCGTCCTGTTCCTCTGCACTGGCAACTACTTCCGCAGCCGCTTCTCGGAAGCGCTGTTCCAGCACCTCATCAGCGAAGACCAGGCGGACGGCAGACTTGAGGTGGCATCCGCCGGTTTGAAGGTAACGGCCGACAGCGGCAATGTGGGGCCGATGGCCGCAGAAGCTATTACAGCCGTTCGCGAACGGGACATCGTCATCGACCTCAACCAGCTCGCGATGCCACGTCAAGTGGAGGACGCCGATCTCAGCGCTGCCGACGTGGTGGTGGCCGTCGATGCCGCGGCCCACCGACCGATGGTGCGCGAGCGCTATCCAGCCTGGGAAGACAGGATCCGCTTCTGGGCTGTGAAGGATCTCGGCGAAGAGGAGGGGGGAGACCCGATCAGTCAGCTCGACGCCAACGTTCGCGAGTTGTTCGAGGAACTCAACTCGGCAGTTCCTCGCTGA